The following proteins come from a genomic window of Mustela lutreola isolate mMusLut2 chromosome 6, mMusLut2.pri, whole genome shotgun sequence:
- the LOC131833160 gene encoding trace amine-associated receptor 4 has protein sequence MNSPDLWNPPEGQFCFALVNNSCPRNVRSVLSVCTMYIVMIGAIVMTMMGNLVVIISIAHFKQLQSPTNFLILSMATTDFLLSCVVMPFSMVRSIESCWYFGDLFCKVHSCCDIMLCTTSIFHLCFISVDRYYAVCDPLHYVTKITISVIEVFLFISWSIPIFFAFGLVFSEFNIIGAEDFVAAIDCTGLCVLIFNKLWGVLASFIAFFLPGTVMVGVYVHIFTVARKHARQLGMGPTRKQAWSESKMKVSSKKESKATKTLSIVMGVFVLCWLPFFVLTIIDPFINFTTPEDLYNAFLWLGYFNSTFNPIIYGMFYPWFRKALRMIVTGTIFQPDSSSLNLFPADA, from the coding sequence ATGAATTCACCTGATCTTTGGAACCCTCCAGAAGGacaattttgctttgctttggtcaaCAACTCTTGCCCTAGAAATGTGAGGTCTGTGTTGAGTGTGTGTACCATGTACATTGTCATGATTGGTGCTATAGTGATGACCATGATGGGCAACCTGGTTGTGATCATTTCCATCGCCCACTTCAAGCAGCTCCAGTCCCCAACCAACTTCCTGATCCTCTCCATGGCCACCACGGACTTTTTGTTGAGCTGTGTGGTCATGCCTTTCAGTATGGTCAGGTCCATCGAGTCCTGCTGGTATTTTGGAGACCTCTTTTGCAAAGTCCACAGCTGCTGTGACATCATGCTCTGTACCACGTCTATTTTTCACCTCTGCTTCATCTCTGTGGACCGCTACTATGCTGTCTGTGATCCTTTGCATTATGTCACCAAAATCACCATCTCTGTAATAGAGGTCTTCCTGTTCATCAGTTGGTCCATCCCCATCTTTTTTGCCTTTGGCCTGGTATTCTCAGAGTTCAACATAATTGGTGCAGAAGACTTTGTTGCAGCCATTGACTGTACAGGTTTGTGTGTATTGATATTTAACAAGCTCTGGGGGGTGCTGGCCTCCTTTATAGCCTTTTTTCTCCCTGGGACTGTAATGGTGGGGGTTTACGTACACATTTTCACAGTAGCTAGGAAGCATGCTAGGCAACTTGGCATGGGTCCTACCAGGAAACAGGCATGGtcagaaagcaaaatgaaagtatcatccaaaaaagaaagcaaggccACCAAGACTTTAAGCATAGTCATGGGAGTGTTTGTGCTGTGCTGGCTGCCCTTTTTTGTCTTGACGATTATAGACCCTTTCATTAATTTTACAACTCCTGAAGATTTATACAATGCCTTTCTCTGGCTGGGTTATTTCAATTCCACTTTCAATCCCATTATATACGGTATGTTTTATCCCTGGTTTCGCAAGGCTTTGAGGATGATTGTCACGGGAACCATCTTTCAGCCTGACTCTTCCTCCCTAAACCTATTTCCTGCAGATGCTTAG
- the LOC131833161 gene encoding trace amine-associated receptor 5-like, translating into MTAVLIQGAEEHSTAFCYQVNGSCPRTIHPLDIRLAIYLACASGMLITVLGNLFVVFAVSYFKVLHSPTNFLLLSLALADMFLGLLVMPLSIVRSVESCWYFGDFLCRLHTYLDTLFCLTSIFHLCFISIDRHCAICEPLIYPSKFTVRVAFRYILAGWGIPAVYTAFFLYTDVVENALSQWLEEMPCVGSCQLLFNKFWGWLNFPMFFFPCLIMISLYVKIFVVATRQAQQINTLSKNLAGATKRERKAAKTLGIAVGIFLLCWLPFIIDTLVDSLLNFITPPLIFDIIIWLEYFNSACNPIIYVFSYRWFRKALKLCLSGEIFSSRTRTIDLYQE; encoded by the coding sequence atgACCGCTGTCCTCATCCAAGGTGCTGAAGAACATTCCACAGCATTCTGCTATCAGGTGAATGGGTCTTGCCCCAGGACAATCCATCCTCTGGACATTCGGTTGGCCATCTACCTGGCCTGTGCATCAGGCATGCTGATTACAGTCCTAGGAAATTTGTTTGTGGTGTTTGCTGTGTCCTACTTCAAAGTGCTTCACTCTCCCACCAACTTCTTGCTGCTCTCCCTGGCTCTGGCTGATATGTTTCTGGGTCTGCTAGTGATGCCCCTCAGCATCGTTCGCTCAGTAGAGAGCTGCTGGTACTTTGGAGACTTCCTCTGCCGCCTGCATACCTACTTGGACACCCTCTTCTGCCTCACCTCCATCTTCCATCTCTGTTTCATTTCCATTGACCGCCACTGTGCCATCTGTGAGCCCCTGATCTATCCCTCCAAGTTCACGGTCAGGGTAGCCTTCAGGTACATCCTGGCAGGGTGGGGGATCCCAGCAGTTTACACTGCCTTCTTCCTCTACACAGATGTGGTAGAGAATGCGCTCAGTCAGTGGCTGGAAGAGATGCCTTGTGTTGGCAGTTGCCAACTGCTATTCAATAAGTTTTGGGGCTGGCTAAACTTTCCTATGTTCTTTTTCCCCTGCCTCATCATGATCAGCTTGTATGTGAAGATTTTTGTGGTTGCCACAAGGCAGGCTCAACAGATCAACACCTTGAGCAAAAACCTGGCTGGGGCTACCAAACGTGAAAGAAAAGCTGCCAAGACTCTGGGCATCGCTGTGGGGATATTCCTCTTGTGTTGGCTTCCCTTCATCATTGACACGCTGGTTGACAGCCTTCTTAACTTCATCACACCACCACTGATCTTTGACATCATTATTTGGCTTGAATACTTCAATTCAGCCTGCAACCCTATCATCTATGTTTTTTCCTACCGATGGTTCAGAAAGGCACTGAAACTCTGCCTGAGTGGGGAGATCTTCTCATCTCGGACACGCACTATTGATTTGTACCAAGAATGA
- the LOC131833163 gene encoding trace amine-associated receptor 5, whose amino-acid sequence MTAVLIQGAEEHSTKFCYQMNGSCPRTIHPLDIRLAIYLACASGMLITVLGNLFVVFAVSYFKVLHSPTNFLLLSLALADMFLGLLVLPLSTVRSVESCWYFGDFLCRLHTYLDTLFCLTSIFHLCFISIDRHCAICEPLIYPSKFTVRVAFRYILAGWGIPAVYTAFFLYTDVVENALSQWLEEMPCVGSCQLLFNKFWGWLNFPMFFFPCLIMISLYVKIFVVATRQAQQINTLSKNLAGATKRERKAAKTLGIAVGIYLLCWLPFTIDTLVDSLLNFITPPLIFDIFIWFAYFNSACNPIIYVFSYRWFRKALKLCLSGEIFSSRTRTIDLYQE is encoded by the coding sequence atgACAGCTGTCCTCATCCAAGGTGCTGAAGAACATTCCACAAAATTCTGCTACCAGATGAATGGGTCTTGCCCCAGGACAATCCATCCTCTGGACATTCGGTTGGCCATCTACCTGGCCTGTGCATCAGGCATGCTGATTACAGTCCTAGGAAATTTGTTTGTGGTGTTTGCTGTGTCCTACTTCAAAGTGCTTCACTCTCCCACCAACTTCTTGCTGCTCTCCCTGGCTCTGGCTGATATGTTTCTGGGTCTGCTAGTGCTGCCCCTCAGTACCGTTCGCTCAGTAGAGAGCTGCTGGTACTTTGGAGACTTCCTCTGCCGCCTGCATACCTACTTGGACACCCTCTTCTGCCTCACCTCCATCTTCCATCTCTGTTTCATTTCCATTGACCGCCACTGTGCCATCTGTGAGCCCCTGATCTATCCCTCCAAGTTCACGGTCAGGGTAGCCTTCAGGTACATCCTGGCAGGGTGGGGGATCCCAGCAGTTTACACTGCCTTCTTCCTCTACACAGATGTGGTAGAGAATGCGCTCAGTCAGTGGCTGGAAGAGATGCCTTGTGTTGGCAGTTGCCAACTGCTATTCAATAAGTTTTGGGGCTGGCTAAACTTTCCTATGTTCTTTTTCCCCTGCCTCATCATGATCAGCTTGTATGTGAAGATTTTTGTGGTTGCCACAAGGCAGGCTCAACAGATCAATACCTTGAGCAAAAACCTGGCTGGGGCTACCAAACGTGAAAGAAAAGCTGCCAAGACTCTGGGCATCGCTGTGGGGATATACCTCTTGTGTTGGCTTCCCTTCACCATTGACACGCTGGTTGACAGCCTTCTTAACTTCATCACACCACCACTGATCTTTGACATTTTTATCTGGTTTGCTTACTTCAACTCAGCCTGCAACCCTATCATCTATGTTTTTTCCTACCGATGGTTCAGAAAGGCACTGAAACTCTGCCTGAGTGGGGAGATCTTCTCATCTCGGACACGCACTATTGATTTGTACCAAGAATGA